One window from the genome of Magnolia sinica isolate HGM2019 chromosome 4, MsV1, whole genome shotgun sequence encodes:
- the LOC131243296 gene encoding uncharacterized protein LOC131243296 yields the protein MLSLLQLKERIHFVLAPILVDDSSSVNLLRYLESFFECTENDFDVVLAEIEKEISMADIMKELGYGCTTNTSVCKEMLSLFSPLNEVTPFSTFCSTLSSNSTVDSSWLSSWNVGTFIGRKEQPCAEAIDKLPLVLGVLEVVRIGYTRVSLYLLFLFSLIRYR from the exons ATGTTGTCCTTGTTACAACTCAAAGAGAGGATTCATTTTGTACTAGCCCCGATACTGGTGGATGATTCATCTAGTGTCAACTTATTGAG GTATTTGGAATCATTCTTTGAGTGCACTGAgaatgattttgatgttgttcTAGCTGAGATAGAGAAGGAAATTAGCATGGCAGATATAATGAAGGAACTGGGCTATGGATGTACAACTAATACTTCAGTCTGTAAAGAGATGCTCTCTCTCTTTTCACCCCTTAATGAAGTTACT CCATTTTCAACATTCTGCTCTACTCTTAGTAGTAATTCGACTGTTGATTCATCATGGTTGAGCTCTTGGAATGTTGGAACATTCATTGGTAGAAAGGAACAACCTTGTGCAGAG GCGATTGACAAGCTTCCTTTAGTCCTCGGTGTTCTTGAAGTCGTAAGAATCGGTTATACAAGGGTAAGTTTGTatttgttgtttcttttctccctcATCAGATATAGGTGA